The Aedes albopictus strain Foshan chromosome 2, AalbF5, whole genome shotgun sequence region GTTCTAGTAATATATTTAGTTCGTTTCCGCACCAATATTGGAAAAAGGCGCAACTACATCTGAAAGCACTATGTACATTCTTACAAAGCAGTGGATTATATTTTATCCCGCCCAGGTAATCCATCATTTTCACAAAACGTAGAACATCGCACACTAACAGTGCTACCATTGACCTTTTTCATTATGCAAGAAAATAAAATACTGAAGAGGTGTAGagcttttttatttaaaattcatAAAAACAATCGCTCAATTTTAGCAAAATTATCATTAAATCAAAAGTTTCGGTTGTTTTGCCCGTTTTCCTTTAGTCTTAGACTTAGTTAGttcctttttctgttcttttTTCTGTTCTCTTTCTATCTTCTTGCGTTCGCGTTCAGCTGCCTTAGCCTTTTTAAGATCTTCGCGTTGCTGTTTGATCATCTCACGATCCTTAGCTCTTTTTAGCTTGAGGTTAGCGATGGCCTGTTTTTCATCTTCCTTTTTCTGTATTTCGTCAAGTCGTTCCTTGGCTGTTAAAACCGGATAGAACTTCATTGAATACTTGCGATGCTTCGTACTGCGACGTGGAGTTGGTGGTAGCTTAAAAACTTCGGACAGTCTGCGCTTACACCCAGGTTTTGTTTTTTTGCTGGAATCCTTCAAAACAGTTTCTGGGAGTGGAGACAAATCTTGATCTTTTTCAAAGACATTCTCATTACTTTTACGATGTTGTTCATCTTCGAAATCAACGAGACACATGGTTTGATCTTCGCCCAAAGCGCTGTTTGCATCTGTGAATGAATAGGAGTTTTATATAGataatataaattaaaaaaaaataccataccTTTAGTATTCGCTGGACTGGAATCAGCAGATGCATTGTTGAGTTGACAATAAATAACATTCTCTGTATCCCACGGTATGTCGAAAGACTGATTCGATGTATCACCTGGTACCTCAATGACAATAGGAGTATTTTCGTGGCGTAGATTCTCAATTGTGTCCAAAACCGGTTCTTTCCCATCATTGTTGCTTGTTTCCGCAATTGCGCACATGAGGATTTCATCATCCAACACTGCTAATTCTCCAACCGTAGACGGCGTCAGTGTGTTCGATGTTGTGTTGAGTGTGTTAACATCTTCACCACCCAACCTGTCGCAATTTGAGATGCTCACATATGGTTGTACAAATTCTTGATAAAAGAATCGGATGGTCCGTTCCTCTCGTGAGAGGAGGCCAACATCACCTTGTATCTTTGTCATCGTCTGAGGACCAATCATATCTACTGCTTGAATGATTTTATTGATGTGTATAGACACATGCTGCTCTTCTGTTTGAAGAGACACAGATGAAGAGTCAAGTGGACTAATCATTGAGGGATCTACAACAGTAGTCATGAGCAATTCCGGTTGTGATAGTTGCACAGGCTCGATTTCAGTCGGTGCCTGAGGAGCATCGTTTATCGATTGATCTCTGGAATCTCGGGAATTGTTGCACTTCCGCGCGATACACTTGCTGTAATCGACATTATCCGGATTGAATGGGAATAGTCCGCAAACTCGAAATCCATTTCGAATGCTGCTGGCTTTGATACCCTGCGCAACTGTTTTAGTCAGCACTTCACCGAAATGTGTTACTgtgagaatttcatcaggatgTGCCAAACGCCAGTATTCGGCTTGTCGTCTATATTCGTCCTTAAGAGGCTTGAACACCGAAACGTCAGCGGGTTGAGTTATGTGAGTAGTGTTTGGATAAAGGGAAATAAGTATTATTCCCAAGGATTGACAAAGGTCTGCTACTTCCACGGATTTATGAGATGAGTGACCGTCGACGAAAAAAATGACTGGGAGCTCCACATTTTTTTCAACCAGATACGGATAGAAGACCTTCTCGACGTAATTACGGAAATTGTCCAAATCCATCCAACCTTTTTCACTCAGTCCTACTCCCCAGGCGCCCGGAAATCCTGCTACCACCTCTTTCCGAAGCcgtttaaagggtgatacggtcaaaatttggtcacacaattggtTTCATAACTTgatactgcgtacaccaaaactgctgatttttggaccagtaatggtacattatatgtagcttataccataaaattttcatcaaaatcggtttagtatgtgcggagatattgtgaatcctgaaaactgaaattttaaaatgttgtacaaggaggattaaaaaataagaacacatttttctctcttttatttatagagtcagaaatactgaaccaaattcaatgaaaatttttctgtatgtaaagtatacatatcaaaatgttgtgtaaaaatttcattcaatttgattcagccattacaaagttatatttgtttaggtggtcaaattttgtcaaattttgtcaagtcaagccaaattttggtcacacatttttttcataactttagactgcgtacaccaaaacagctgatttttggatcagtaatggtccattatatgtagcttgtaccataaaattttcatcaaaatcggtccagtatttgcggagatattgttgaaccctgagatctgcaattttaatttttgttttcacaaataagaacacatttttactgttttatttatagagccagaaatacttaaccgatttcaatgaaaatttttctgtatgtgaagtatgcatatcaaaatgttgtgtaaaaatttcattcagtttgatcgagccgttacaaagttataattgcttaagtggcacccggtcagtatttttcatattcaaactgctacaactttgaaagtattcatacaaaatagctcaaaattttactgcgaacgtattttcataatagtattatactgtaaaattttgataaaaatcggagcagtattggttgttctataatcaaaattgtgctttactgaccttaaatttccgaaaatttactatggagcgcctttgtacaaaattttaaaaaggtaggtcgatggtttcatctatatatcaaccaatacttaatcaattttgatgaaaattttatggtataagctacatataatgtagcattactggtccaaaaattagctgttttggtgtacgcagtctaaagttacgaaaaaaattgtgtgaccaaattttgaccgtatcaccctttacctgACAATATGACGTGGGGATGAACAACAGTCCCGGACGCACCGAAAGCAAACATAACCGTTACATTTTGCTTTGCCACTGCCTGCTCAACCTCGTAGACGTTCCTGGATCCGGTTCTTGCAATCACCTCTTTCGTCTTTGGGTGTAGATAGAAGGATGTCTCGTCTCCATTGAACACACGATCGGGGCAATCCAAAATGTGGAGCATATCGTTTTTCGCCAGCCATTCCTTAATGTGCTGAAACCAACCTCGGATGTCTTCTTCGCTAACTCGGGCACTTGCCGAAGATACAGTTTCTGGTGCCCGCAGCGAAAACCCTGGATTACGGCGCATAAATGCAGCAAACCACTTGCGTCCTAAAACGTTATTTTGTTACCTACAGGTTTTTACTTATGAGGCAAGTTATACGAAACTTACCAGGGCGATTGTTTTTGAAAGGTGTCTCCCGAGGATCGGATGATAGGAACTCGGCAACCTTGAATCTCAGTGTGCTTCGCGTAACCGGAAATCCGCGCTCCTGCATTCCAATTAGCCATATCACCATCTTCTGTTCCTCCTCCTGGGTAAGTACGGATCGAGGTCCAGAAACGTTCTTCTGTTTCCATCGGTCACTCATCCGATACCGCACGGTGGACATGGGAAGCTTCAGCATTTTGCAGGCTGCATACATGGATTTCTTTCCGGATCTCACGTACTGGATGCATTTTTGAATCGCCTCATCCGTATGCTTTTTTGCACTGATACTTGCCCGTCTCTTCGTGATTTTGCCCATCCTAGAGTGGGAATTGTTAGAATTTACTGAAAGAATATACTAAATTTGGCTTACCTTGAGCAGATTGTACGATCAAACCAGCAGAATTAATAAAAACAACACTCAGATTGTGACACGCAATGAAAATATCGACTGTTTATATTCGATGCGGCTAccttctgatgtttttttttgtgctcgctTTGCACCACTTCGCATGTGGCGAAATAGGGAACACTGTGGCTTTATTTTATAGGTATGTAAAACGTTAACATAGCAGGGTTTTGGAAGATATTTGACTAAATTTACATTTTCCATGAATGATTATGCTTCTTAAGATGTCTTCGAGGAAAATTCATACAGTTCAAAAGTTTTCATCAGCTCAAATAGGTTAATGAAAAATGGTGTGTGCGTTAGCAAATCAGTATGGTATTATCCACCGTAATAGCCGAAGAAATAAAACAACTAAttaattggaaaaacaacaataaagtttatcctcactttacctagggtataacttattACACCAactttggatcactttgcggtcttcgacaaagttgtttggcatatagtcacctacaataataccaaagggtttgattattgaacgcttacagcgccacctaccggaaaaattcaaaaactttaaatttctgcatacatttggagggaaaacttccatttttggatctattagttaGGAGGGAAGACAGTTCATCGTTtgaattcgagatttacaggaaacctaccaatacctaccaacataagatggcagcttttcaccacatggttcaccgaatgcagactctacctctaagcgatgacgggaagaataaggaactcactcacatattcgaaacagcgaaaatcaacggatacaaggagaggacaattcaggccatcatcgacaaaaaggagaggttgcgatatcgaggtTCCCTAACAACTAttacccctatttcagaatctttgaagcgagtatcagtccccttcgatcaacacattactaataatttacgttcttGGCTCAGAAAAttcgggatcgatttagtattttctagcagaagcaatcagttgaagacttcattaggctctacaaaggatccggtcaacaccctaaaaaaggctggcgtttacaaaatcagttgctccgattgtgataaggtctacgttggtcaaacaaaacgatCTTTGaaggttagattcagggaacatatggcggagtcaattggtttggaattgtctGAGTCAtagcggagagtgcccaaaataccagccgctgcccaagtggttcgctaccctacctaacacgctgttgaataaggatcaaggcaatggaacttcgtggcttttcaaattggtaccccctaagcactctcgtatggcgtgcgtctcataatgtacctgtgatacatgaactttgtttacctatccgttgctggagggaaatgtacctattcggtggtggaggaaaATTTTActtattctatggtggaggttaatatagatataagtctTTGCATGCTTGGAAAAAAATACCTAGATTaagttacctattatttttacctaagatgtataagatgtgtagaatgcgatggatctcttcagtcgagtcatgTAAGACACTGAAGACAACCATACAGTTGAGTTCGAaatatgtatctgtcaaaggatgcaaattcttagtggaattcaagggaacagtacttaacccgattttctttttatttacagatattcccctaacaagcccaggttaatcatcatcatattacagattttttttttctcattgcaaaaaatgttgtatgcaactcgttgcaaaactcgatttttacagcactcgtgctgtaaaaattatcattttgcaacttcattagagcactgatttgcgttgtgtaatgattacagcactgttttcagtattGGTCAACTTATTGGTGATTTCTGGACGCAGCTCTAAAAAATGTGACaaatgcacagtataacctgttatgatcgactttcttaaacattgctatgaacatcagtgtacagtttgaagaaaaattttgttaaaaactgtactcaagcggtaatttatgaaatttcaaaaaacgttgtacgcaaatcggtgcagaactcgttcgaatcttcattctgcaccttgttgcgtaaactactattacctcgcctaatgcctcatggtaatttggtatcaattactaatttataacttttttttcctcccctgttggggaaattaagccattgcgtccaataggctgaacttttgggGCATAACTTAACTTCCATTTCAcgtaaaaatattttttaaatattgtaaTTTCCTTAAAATTATGAGACTGAATAATTTTCCCTTGCATttatttccgtctagtccacgtctatttcgcaCATGAAATCAATACCCGGTACAACGTACCGTTTACGTGATACTATGGtatgatggtcaaaaattatgatttgaccgtaggtgttaaATTGAAAAGTCGGTGAAATTATTcacaattcaaatcaaatcatgtgttgaaagtacgattgagcagaaatatttaaaattatgaTGGACGTAGCTTTGGTATGTATATCggccaaaatatttcaattaatatatTGCTAAAGTGCGCTTCAAATGGACCGAGTAGTGCGAGAAGGCATTCCAAACCCTCAAACAACAACTTTGCACGGCACCCGTATTAACGACCCCCGATTACTGGAAACTGTTTTCGATAGCATGTGGCACTTCGGACTTCGCGATTGGTGTAGTGCTCACCAAAGAACATGACGGTCAGGAGAAAGTCTTCGCCTACATGTCACAAAAACTCCAATCAGTGAAGAAAAAATACTCAGTTACTGAAAAGGAGTGTTTAGCGGTCATCCGCGCTATTGAGAAACTTAGGGGAAGGATCCTACTTTATCGTTTACTGTGATCACTCCAGCTTATCGTATCTCAAGTCGATAAAAAAAACCTACGCCCAGGCTCGCACGATGGGTTCTAAGGCTCAACGCATTTACGTTCGACATAAAATACCACAAAGGTTCAATAAATGTTGTTCCGGACTGCCTCAGCAAAATCGGCGAAGTAAACTCCATCGCAAACGAGACAGTAGCAGCAGACTTATGATACACAGAACTTCTAGAATTAGTGAGGACGAATCCAGACAAATATCCGGACTTCAAACTGCAAGGAACAGTAATTTACAAGAATAGTGCAGTGAAGGACGAAAAAGGAGCTCAAACATTCCGCTGGAAGAGAGTTGTCCCAGCAGGCCTCAGAAACGAAATCGTCCGCAATTTCCACGATatattgacctcgcagcaccaaatcggagttcgccagttggactagcgaagcgaagttttcagcgaactatctgtcattcctcatccgacccgacatgcatccctgatgtttacgttttcagtCCGACTCCGTGTCGACAACCACGACTTTATCCCACCTGGgcgtctgtcagtgcgagcgcgccaaattttgcgtgagtgagcatgtggtgttggtgattaaggtgaaacggtacgCTAGCCGCTGTGAATAAGACAAATTGTTTTGGTAATGTCGatctgatttttttcgaaaacgcaAACTGAAAAGCATTCATTTTCTAAAAACAGTAAGCGCACAGGTACAAGAAGTTAGCAAGTCCGGAAATTTGTGTGAAATTGGTTTTTGTTTTCACAACGGAAAAATGTTTCTGAGTACCATGGTGAGTTCGTCTCATCtcaccttaagttcgctagtaatgcagtgaattttgagcgatgctcattcttcggttttcttccaaatccacaatacCAACAGCTgcccattaggccgtcccttattttgcaaaatttagaaatgttataagttcgttagtggaaaatgatcattttagctaaaaaatgatcgtgtcaaaatttgaagttcgtatctcaaggctaagtggtccctcaaggagcCTAGAGTTGTAAAAAATCGTATGGgatcaaaaaaacatgaaatttttttcgacaaaacaagtacgctattccactaaaaccggtgattttaagaccctaaagggccaaaaatgtgcttagatttgcgatatctctactcgtttccaagatattggcaaaaaacaactgaaaaatcagcatttttgtccattttttttgattccgaaggaaacttaccctattttgttcaataactcaaaaacgaatagagatatcgcaaatctaagcacatttttggccattTAGGATCATAAAATCACTGGTttcagtagaatagcgtatttttctgtcgaaaaaaatttcatgtttttttggtcccatacaatttttgacaactttaggacaactttacggacttcaaattttgacacgatcattttttagctaaaacgatcattttcactAACGAACTtacaacatttccaatttttgcaaaataagggacggcctagtgggcATCTGTATACCTGGAGAGAAGTATGTTATacgacatcgtatgttacactgacggCTCCCTTCtcgtcgagcaggtgctggtgtctacTCTTGTGAGCTAAAAATTGGTGCAAATTATATGGTTATGTCAACGCACGAGCTGATTATGTGAATGtgaaactgtcaaatattttgtGTGTGTTCTGTAAATTATTCACTTCAAATAAATAAAGATACAAATGACCGCTCTTGGGAATACAAAAGATCTATCGTACGTAGAAGCAATGTCCATCTTTGACCATGACAAATGATATTTTATGCAGACAATTTTCAAGAACAGTACAAAAAATCCCACTTTCGACGACGGTGATAATAACGATTACGGTTGGTTACTAAGTGTAATCGGATAAGAACAATTTTCCTAGCAATTTCCACATGTGGGTTCAGTCTTCTGCTTCGTGAGGCGTTTACTATGTATGATAAGCACGCGGTAGAATGAAGACCATGCATAAAAGAGGAACGGAAGCCAGGACTAACCAGTATGTCGTTGAACGCAGATAAACCTGCTGAATGTTGATAACTTGTATGTGGTAGGGATAAAACGGATGCACAGAATTATTCATGAGCCGATAAATGGATCAAAAACACCAGCTACGAGAATCGATTTTGAGCAGTTCCGTCCACGATTTGATAATTTTTTCGAAATTGGTTCAGCTTCGTGTAGAGATAGAGAATGCCAGAAAGAAGCATAGGTACTGCGTATTAATTTCCTAGGACATTGTTTAACTATGTTCAATCCGATTTTCCATTATCATAGATGGTTCGTAAATCCATTATCATAGAGAAAAACAATCATTCATCTGAAATGTCTATGCTGCCAGGCCGATGGTGGTTGTTGCACTTGTGCTGTAATTCAAACAAAGCTGGGAACAAAAGGTCGGTCCCACTGTTATATTCATATCTACAACCGAGATGGATCACATACATTTTCTGGACCTAACTCAAATATGCAAcagcgaacaaaaaaaaaactaccgcaTAACTTGTCCCACTGGATAACCACACTAACTGGTTCAAGCCCCTGGTAACCTTTGAACTTGCCCGACAAACAAGTTCAACCGCAATTCCATTGGACAGTTTATGCTTGCGGAACTATGTATCTCAACAATGCCACATTTTCCTCAGCCGGCAGTAGCCGTCCCTTTGCACCGAGTTTCCTGTCGGGTGTCAGCCAACAGGAAATTTTTGCGGTATTTCCTGCAAATTTCAACATAGTTTGTATTCAGATCGCGTCCGAAGATGTCACATTGATATGGGGGACTCCGCCATTATCCACGCTCCGTCACCGCGGGAAGGCGCAAACTTATGGTTGCTCTAACTGTcgcattccatttttttttcttctccctATTCCGGCATTTTTGTTGTCCTATTTGGCGAGGCTCATTCGGTTCTGCGGTTTCGGTTTCCTCTCGCATAGATTGGAGCTTGAAGCATACTTCACTTAACATGGTGTGCATGGGTCGTTACTGAACGTTTCGAGCAGATGTTGGGGTTTTATTTTGGATTCTTGAAGTTAAAACTAGAAATACTTGATGTTTAAAATTTCCGCTTCCTGCTAGCAGGACAAATTTCAAAGTTTCGAAGAAAATGCACAGGTTTAGTAGAGGCGTAATGCCGCCATGGAGTAGGAAAAAAATAATGATCATAGTAGTAACTGAACCAATGCAGCGTACCGGATAACAGCTATTATTTCCCAGAATCCACCAGTGCCACTACATACAGTAGCAGGAATGGTATCGTTGGTGCGGAAAGCTAATGGAAAAAGCAGTTATTTTCAATGACCGATAGCGTCAGACGAGGATAAATTATAGACCCGTGGCGATGTGACGATACGGATGATGTTTTTCCGCTTCGATTGTAGTGTAATATACTGAAAAGTTTTCCGGATTGATTCGgaaaatctctctctctctcttcttggcgtaacgtcctcactgggacaaagcctgcttctcagcttagtgttctatgagcacttccacagttattaactgagagcttcctctgccaatgaccattttgtatgtgtatatcgtgtggcaggcacgaagatactctatgcccaaggaagtcaaggaaatttcctttacgaaaagatcttggaccgaccgggaatcgaacccgtcaccctcagcatggtcatgctgaatacccgtgcgtttaccgcctcggctatatggaccctcgGAAAATAATATATCTAAAATATATTTGTTCATAAATAGTAGAATGAATTTTACACGAATGGGTATGTATTCCAATTCAATTTTGTGTTTaacaacttttttcaaaatttgaacagTCATAACTTGGTGagttcgtggtcgtgcggctagtgttacCAAGCAATTAGTCCCATCgtgcgtgggttcgattctcgccgcAGATATCAGGAAAAGTTATCGGCGTGCCAATGGgcattgcatgctagtccgttgtctagtgtcgtgcttccttcaaagctCTAGTAAAAGGTTCATTCgatacatacattacatacatttatttgttcaacatcacgttTAAGAcaacacataatcaacaatagtacgccacaatactctgtttaatgtggctgccgctctccatcctcggtcgcgcccaatgttcgccaggtcacgctccacctgatccgcccatcgtgctctctgcgattcacgccttcttgttccaaccggatcagttgcaaacaccagctttgcaaggttgttgtccggcattcttgcaacttgccctgcccaccgtatccttccggctttggccaccttctggatgctgggttcgccgtaaagtgcagcgagatcGTGgtccatccttctccgccacacaccgttctcctgcacaccaccgaagatcgttcttagcacgcgtcgctcgaaaactccgagtgcgtgtaggtcctcctcgagcatggtccatgcttcgtgcccgtagaggatcaccggtcttattagcgttttgtacatggtgcatttggtgcgtgtacagcccgtagtaagcccgacttccgctgatgctgcgcctccgaatttcacggctcacgttgttgtcagccctcAGTaatgatccgaggtagacgaattcctccaccacctcgaaaatatccccgtctatcgtaacattactacccagacggatccggtcgtgttcggttccgcctaccagcatgtactttgtttttgaggcattcaccaccagtccgacctttgctgcttcgcgtttcaggcggtgtacagctctgccaccgttccaaatgttcttgcaatactgtccatgtcgtccgcaaatcacacaaattgcccggattgtgtgaaaatcgttccccggctgttgagcccggatcgtcgcatcacaccttccagagcgatgttgaagagttggCATGAGAGTGCGTcagcttgtcgtagtccccggcgagattcgaatgaactagatagttcacccgaaacccttacgcagtttttcacaccgtgcatcgttgctttaatcagtctagtcatctttccaggaaagccgttttcgtccatgattctccatagctctgcgtggtcgatactgtcgtatgccgctttgaagacgatgaacaggtggtgcgttgggacctggtattcacggcatttctggaggatttgccgtacggtgaagatctggtccgttgtcgaccggccgttgatgaagccggcttgataacttcccacgaactcattcattcTAGGTGACAGaccacggaagatgatctgggatagcactttgtaggcagcattcaaaatagtgatcactctgaagttctcacattccaaatggtcgcctttcttgtgaatggggcagattaccccttccttccactcctccggtagctgttcggtttcccggatcctgactatcagccgatgcagacaggtggccaacttttctgggcccatcttgatgagttcagctgcgataccatcctggccagctgctttgttggttttgagctggtgaatggcatccttaacttccctcaacgtgggagttggttcatttccgtcctccgctgcactggcgtcgtcgtttcatccgttgccgtgggctccagtGCCtaagttctccacgccgttcaggtgctgatcgaagtgctgcttccacctttcgatcacctcacgtccgtccgtcaagaggcctccgtctttatccctgcatatttcggctcgcggcacgaagccgttgcgggatgcgttgagcttctgatagaacttccgtgtttcatgggaacggcacagcagttccatttcttcacactccgcttcttccaggcggcgctttttctcccgaaagaggcgagtctgctgtttccacttctgtttgtaacgttccacgttctgtcgagtcccttgctgcagcattaccgccctcgctgcattcttctgctccaaaaccgttctgcactcttcgtcgaaccattcgttccgtcgattccgttctacgtacccgatagtgctatctgctgcgtcgttgatggctgctttcactgtactccagaagtactctagaggggcctcatcgagctcgccctcgcctggcaacgcggcctcgagattctgcgcgtatgcggaggcgacatccggttgcttcagtcgctctaggttgtaccgtggcggtcgccggtaccgtacattgttgatgacggagagttttgggcgcagtttgaccatcaccagatagtggtcggagtcgatgttggcgccacgataggtcctgacgtcgataatgtcggagaagtgccgtccgtttatcagaacgtggtcgatttgagattccgtctgctgtggtgatctccaggtgtaacgataagggaggctgtgttggaaaaaggtgctacgtatggccatatttttggaggcggc contains the following coding sequences:
- the LOC134288587 gene encoding uncharacterized protein LOC134288587 is translated as MGKITKRRASISAKKHTDEAIQKCIQYVRSGKKSMYAACKMLKLPMSTVRYRMSDRWKQKNVSGPRSVLTQEEEQKMVIWLIGMQERGFPVTRSTLRFKVAEFLSSDPRETPFKNNRPGRKWFAAFMRRNPGFSLRAPETVSSASARVSEEDIRGWFQHIKEWLAKNDMLHILDCPDRVFNGDETSFYLHPKTKEVIARTGSRNVYEVEQAVAKQNVTVMFAFGASGTVVHPHVILSGKG